A stretch of the Streptomyces sp. NBC_00654 genome encodes the following:
- a CDS encoding FHA domain-containing protein has protein sequence MKLFAKLFGKSAREDSNSAARHRAPRHGQDEEQGGERPLFRDEVSGSAGDAQGGPGVSSVDHAGAGRIGFGEPSTSSTGGGFSPAPEGASMPVCARCGHRNAEASRFCSNCGTPLRGGVPERASETTSTISISGLEAYEAEATGQTALPSLSPEAQAAVDALPGGSALLVVRRGPNSGSRFLLDGDLTTAGRHPQSDIFLDDVTVSRRHVEFRRSPDGSFTVGDVGSLNGTYVNRERIDSVALSNGDEVQIGKYRLVFYASQRGV, from the coding sequence GTGAAGTTGTTTGCGAAGTTGTTCGGAAAGAGTGCACGCGAGGACAGCAACAGCGCTGCCCGGCACCGTGCACCGCGCCATGGTCAGGACGAGGAGCAGGGCGGGGAGCGTCCGCTCTTCCGTGACGAGGTCTCCGGTTCCGCCGGTGACGCTCAGGGGGGGCCCGGCGTGTCGTCTGTTGACCATGCCGGTGCCGGACGCATAGGTTTCGGCGAACCATCAACCTCAAGTACGGGTGGAGGGTTCAGCCCCGCCCCGGAGGGTGCGTCCATGCCGGTCTGTGCGAGGTGCGGGCACCGCAACGCCGAAGCCAGCCGTTTCTGCTCCAACTGCGGTACGCCGCTGCGGGGCGGTGTCCCCGAGCGCGCCTCGGAGACGACATCGACGATCTCGATCTCCGGTCTTGAGGCGTACGAGGCGGAGGCGACGGGTCAGACCGCGCTGCCTTCCCTCTCGCCCGAGGCACAGGCGGCAGTGGACGCCCTGCCGGGCGGTTCCGCGCTGCTCGTGGTGCGGCGCGGGCCGAATTCGGGCAGCCGCTTCCTGCTGGACGGTGACCTCACCACGGCCGGACGGCACCCGCAGAGCGATATCTTCCTCGACGACGTGACCGTGTCGCGGCGTCATGTGGAGTTCCGCAGGAGCCCGGACGGTAGCTTCACCGTGGGTGATGTCGGCAGCCTCAACGGCACCTATGTCAACCGTGAGCGCATCGATTCCGTCGCGCTGTCCAACGGCGACGAAGTCCAGATCGGTAAGTACCGGCTGGTCTTCTACGCGAGCCAGCGGGGCGTATGA
- a CDS encoding DNA polymerase IV, whose amino-acid sequence MRAAPTILHLDMDAFYASAEQASKPSLRGKPVVVGGLGPRGVVATASYEARRLGVHSAMPTAQARRLAPNAAYLVPRFSLYRTVSDQVMELLGRLSPLVEPLSLDEAFVDLEAGGVADDSVSARAMGEQLRAAIHAVTGLSGSVGLAGSKMLAKIASEEAKPDGLLLIEPGSERELLAPMPVRTLPGVGPATGDHLRRAGMTTVHDLAEAGEAELVRLVGKAHGVSLHRMALGLDDRPVVAERDAKSVSVEDTFDVDLHDRVRVRAEVERLADRCVERLRAAGRSGRTVVLKVRRYDFSTLTRSETLRGPTDDPTVVREAAARLLEAVDTTGGVRLLGVGVTGLADYTQEDLFAQAADARHAAEAEAGAEAGPEVPPGPAGDGEAPDTVPAGEAEGEGAELLAARRWPAGHDVRHGTHGHGWVQGSGVGRVTVRFEEPGGAPGRVRTFRTDDPELRPADPLPLVRDPVDYSSWPASLPKFRSGPVSPGGAESSP is encoded by the coding sequence GTGAGAGCCGCGCCCACCATCCTCCATCTGGACATGGATGCCTTCTACGCCTCGGCGGAGCAGGCGTCCAAGCCGAGTCTGCGCGGCAAGCCGGTGGTCGTGGGCGGCCTGGGGCCGCGCGGAGTGGTCGCCACCGCGTCGTACGAGGCCCGGCGGCTGGGCGTGCACTCGGCGATGCCGACGGCGCAGGCCCGGCGGCTGGCACCGAACGCCGCGTATCTCGTGCCGCGCTTCTCGCTGTACCGGACGGTGAGCGACCAGGTGATGGAGCTGCTCGGCAGGCTGTCGCCGCTGGTGGAGCCGCTCAGCCTGGACGAGGCGTTCGTCGATCTGGAGGCGGGCGGCGTAGCCGACGACTCGGTGTCGGCCCGCGCCATGGGTGAGCAGCTGCGGGCAGCCATCCACGCGGTGACCGGGCTCAGCGGATCCGTGGGGCTCGCCGGCTCCAAGATGCTGGCCAAGATCGCCTCGGAGGAGGCCAAGCCGGACGGGCTCCTGCTCATCGAGCCGGGCAGCGAACGGGAGCTGCTGGCGCCCATGCCCGTACGGACCCTGCCGGGCGTCGGCCCCGCCACGGGGGACCACCTCCGCCGGGCCGGGATGACCACCGTCCATGACCTGGCCGAGGCCGGGGAGGCGGAGCTCGTACGGCTGGTGGGCAAGGCGCACGGTGTCTCGCTGCACCGGATGGCGCTGGGTCTGGACGATCGCCCCGTCGTGGCCGAGCGGGACGCCAAGTCCGTATCGGTCGAGGACACCTTCGATGTCGACCTGCACGACCGGGTGCGGGTGCGTGCGGAGGTGGAGCGGCTGGCGGACCGGTGTGTGGAGCGGCTGCGGGCCGCGGGGCGTTCCGGGCGCACGGTGGTCCTCAAGGTGCGCCGGTACGACTTCTCCACCCTGACCCGCTCCGAGACCCTCAGAGGGCCCACGGACGACCCCACAGTGGTCCGGGAGGCCGCGGCGAGACTCCTGGAGGCAGTGGACACCACCGGGGGCGTACGGCTGCTGGGAGTGGGCGTCACGGGGCTCGCCGACTACACCCAGGAGGACCTCTTCGCCCAGGCGGCCGATGCCCGGCACGCGGCCGAGGCGGAAGCGGGGGCCGAAGCCGGACCGGAGGTCCCGCCGGGCCCCGCGGGGGACGGCGAAGCACCGGACACCGTCCCCGCGGGGGAAGCGGAGGGGGAGGGCGCCGAGCTCCTCGCCGCCCGGCGCTGGCCCGCCGGCCATGACGTGCGCCACGGGACGCACGGCCACGGCTGGGTGCAGGGGAGCGGGGTGGGCCGGGTGACGGTCCGCTTCGAGGAGCCGGGCGGCGCACCGGGCCGGGTGCGTACGTTCCGTACCGACGACCCGGAGCTGCGGCCGGCCGACCCGCTGCCCCTGGTGCGCGACCCCGTGGACTACTCCTCCTGGCCCGCCAGCCTGCCGAAGTTCCGGTCCGGTCCGGTCTCCCCCGGGGGCGCGGAGTCCAGCCCGTAA
- a CDS encoding DUF881 domain-containing protein yields the protein MSQQPPDRSTAPKPARPDASMSLLTNVMDHSLDDGYAEATARREADGSAGLPRTLKSKLGLAAGLVIAALVVTLGAAEARVSAPVVAKEREELIDRIDAETTAADTLESDVEELRSDVSERQRKALEQHGGDQGGLVALLSGATPVEGPGVKLVVDDAKDTDQGGGGPRESTGFADTGRVRDRDMQRVVNGLWESGAEAIAINGQRLTALSAIRAAGDAILVDNRPLVPPYTVLAVGNGKELATAFRDSADGMYLHALQENFDIRTSISGQEKVRLPAAPSLIVRTAEPKTAGTGSGTAESGKGTS from the coding sequence ATGTCGCAGCAGCCCCCCGATCGGAGCACCGCCCCGAAGCCAGCCCGCCCCGACGCCTCCATGTCGCTGCTGACCAATGTGATGGACCACAGCCTCGATGACGGATACGCCGAGGCCACGGCACGCCGCGAGGCCGACGGGAGCGCCGGCCTGCCCCGTACGCTCAAGTCGAAGCTCGGTCTGGCGGCCGGGCTGGTGATCGCGGCTCTCGTGGTCACCCTCGGTGCCGCCGAGGCGAGGGTGTCGGCGCCGGTCGTGGCCAAGGAGCGTGAGGAGCTCATCGACCGTATCGACGCGGAGACCACCGCGGCGGACACGCTGGAGTCGGACGTCGAGGAGCTGCGTTCCGACGTGAGCGAGCGCCAGCGCAAGGCGCTCGAACAGCACGGCGGGGACCAGGGCGGGCTCGTGGCACTGCTGTCCGGGGCCACTCCGGTCGAGGGGCCCGGTGTGAAGCTCGTCGTGGACGACGCCAAGGACACGGACCAGGGCGGCGGCGGACCGCGCGAGTCGACCGGCTTCGCCGACACCGGACGGGTGCGCGACCGGGACATGCAGCGCGTTGTCAACGGACTCTGGGAGTCCGGCGCGGAGGCCATCGCCATCAACGGCCAACGGCTGACAGCACTGTCGGCGATCCGCGCGGCGGGCGACGCCATACTGGTCGACAACCGGCCGCTCGTACCGCCCTACACGGTGCTCGCGGTGGGGAATGGCAAGGAGCTCGCCACCGCGTTCCGAGACAGTGCCGACGGGATGTATCTGCACGCGCTGCAGGAGAACTTCGACATCCGGACCAGCATTTCCGGTCAGGAGAAGGTACGGCTTCCGGCCGCGCCGAGCCTGATCGTCCGTACAGCAGAGCCGAAAACCGCCGGCACCGGCAGTGGCACGGCAGAATCAGGGAAGGGCACATCGTGA
- a CDS encoding small basic family protein — protein MIAVLGLVVGVVVGLLVRPEVPAVVEPYLPIAVVAALDAVFGGLRAMLDGIFVDKVFVVSFLSNVVVAALIVFLGDKLGVGAQLSTGVVVVLGIRIFSNAAAIRRHVFRA, from the coding sequence GTGATCGCCGTACTGGGCCTCGTCGTGGGAGTCGTGGTCGGACTGTTGGTCCGGCCCGAGGTACCGGCGGTGGTCGAGCCCTACCTGCCGATCGCCGTGGTGGCCGCGCTCGACGCCGTCTTCGGAGGTCTGCGGGCGATGCTCGACGGTATCTTCGTCGACAAGGTCTTCGTGGTGTCGTTCCTGTCCAATGTCGTCGTGGCCGCACTGATCGTGTTCCTCGGCGACAAACTGGGTGTGGGTGCCCAGCTCTCCACCGGTGTGGTGGTGGTGCTCGGCATCCGGATCTTCTCCAACGCCGCCGCCATCCGCCGGCACGTCTTCCGGGCTTGA
- a CDS encoding PRC-barrel domain-containing protein has product MQTDIDPRSLIGRKAFDRRGTRIGTVDEVYLDDATGVPEWAAVRTGLFSRDAFVPLEPSEFVEDSLRIPFDRALIKDAPDFGVGRHLSPEQELQLYRHYGLDSAPPGETGPDRNFGRLAGQEE; this is encoded by the coding sequence GTGCAGACCGACATCGATCCGCGCAGCCTGATCGGCCGCAAGGCATTCGACCGCAGGGGCACCAGGATCGGAACGGTGGACGAGGTCTATCTCGATGATGCGACGGGTGTCCCGGAGTGGGCGGCCGTACGCACCGGCCTCTTCAGCCGGGACGCTTTCGTCCCCCTCGAACCGAGCGAATTCGTCGAGGATTCGCTGCGGATCCCGTTCGACCGCGCGTTGATCAAGGACGCGCCGGACTTCGGGGTCGGCCGCCACCTCAGCCCGGAGCAGGAACTGCAGCTCTACCGCCATTACGGGCTGGACTCCGCGCCCCCGGGGGAGACCGGACCGGACCGGAACTTCGGCAGGCTGGCGGGCCAGGAGGAGTAG
- a CDS encoding MerR family transcriptional regulator, protein MRISGDGTAAGGPYPQYGSAADHTIRQPVQPAAVAADGVAAANDIGYRGPTACAAAGITYRQLDYWARTGLVEPSVRPAYGSGTQRLYSFRDVVLLKIVKRFLDTGVALQNIRTTVQHLRARGFQDLERMTLMSDGATVYECSSPAEVVALLQGGQGVFGIAVGVVWRDVDAALSQLHGERVDTGETLVGNNPTDELARRRNRAG, encoded by the coding sequence GTGAGAATCAGCGGCGACGGTACGGCAGCGGGTGGGCCGTATCCGCAGTACGGCAGTGCGGCCGACCACACCATCAGGCAACCGGTTCAGCCGGCTGCGGTGGCGGCGGACGGCGTGGCAGCAGCGAATGACATCGGCTATCGCGGACCGACGGCGTGCGCGGCGGCGGGGATCACCTACCGCCAGCTCGACTACTGGGCGCGTACGGGGCTGGTGGAGCCGAGCGTGCGTCCGGCCTACGGGTCGGGCACCCAGCGTCTCTACAGCTTCCGGGACGTGGTTCTCCTCAAGATCGTCAAGCGGTTCCTGGACACCGGGGTCGCCCTGCAGAACATCCGCACCACGGTCCAGCATCTGCGGGCCCGGGGGTTCCAGGACCTTGAGCGGATGACGCTCATGAGCGACGGTGCGACGGTCTACGAGTGTTCCTCGCCGGCCGAGGTCGTGGCGCTGCTCCAGGGTGGGCAGGGGGTCTTCGGGATCGCCGTCGGTGTCGTGTGGCGGGATGTGGACGCGGCGCTGTCCCAGCTGCACGGAGAGCGGGTCGACACCGGCGAGACGCTGGTCGGCAACAATCCCACCGACGAACTCGCGCGGCGGCGCAACCGAGCCGGATGA
- a CDS encoding DUF881 domain-containing protein, with protein sequence MSNEESPRSEERAGDEPADAPTPPPAPLDGRRRLLAGLWPPRVSRAQLVVALLLFGLGLGLAIQVRSNSEDSALRGARQEDLVRILDEVDDRTQRLEDEKQRLDDQRTELENSSDQAEEARKQTLEKERQLGILAGTVAAHGPGITLTVNDPGGGVAADMLLDAIQELRAAGAEAIEVNGVRVVANTYFAGDGGDIQVDGKRIEAPYEFKVIGKPQDLEPALNIPGGVVQTLEKEQAAAVVARSDDIVVDALRPAKQPDYARSSSQ encoded by the coding sequence ATGAGTAACGAAGAATCCCCCCGCAGCGAGGAGCGCGCCGGCGACGAGCCGGCCGACGCTCCCACGCCCCCGCCCGCACCGCTCGACGGACGTCGGCGGCTGCTGGCCGGTCTGTGGCCGCCCCGGGTGAGCCGTGCCCAACTCGTTGTCGCGCTCCTGCTGTTCGGCCTCGGTCTGGGGCTGGCCATCCAGGTCCGCTCCAACAGCGAGGACAGCGCCCTGCGCGGAGCACGGCAGGAGGACCTGGTCCGGATCCTCGACGAGGTCGATGACCGGACCCAGCGCCTGGAGGACGAGAAGCAGCGCCTCGACGATCAGCGTACGGAGCTGGAGAACAGCTCCGACCAGGCCGAGGAAGCCCGGAAACAGACGCTGGAGAAGGAGCGGCAGCTCGGTATCCTGGCGGGCACCGTGGCGGCGCACGGCCCCGGCATCACGCTGACGGTCAACGACCCCGGCGGCGGCGTCGCGGCCGACATGCTGCTCGACGCCATCCAGGAGCTGCGTGCGGCCGGTGCCGAGGCGATCGAGGTCAACGGCGTGCGGGTGGTGGCCAATACGTACTTCGCCGGTGACGGCGGTGACATCCAGGTCGACGGCAAGAGGATCGAAGCGCCATATGAGTTCAAGGTGATCGGGAAGCCGCAGGATCTGGAGCCGGCGCTCAACATTCCCGGCGGTGTGGTCCAGACGCTGGAGAAGGAGCAGGCCGCCGCGGTCGTGGCGAGGTCGGACGACATCGTCGTGGATGCCTTGCGGCCGGCGAAGCAGCCTGACTACGCTCGGTCGTCGTCCCAGTGA
- a CDS encoding MerR family transcriptional regulator → MLRTPTGGAGHGTASADARAMSIGTVLLQLRDEFPEVTISKIRFLEAEGLIEPQRTPSGYRKFSSDDVERLAQVLRMQRDHYLPLKVIRRHLDALARGEQPVLPTPGGQRDLSDGFWDFGTGAATAARIGRSELLAAAEVDEEQLDEWESYGLIVAMPEGGYDAETVTVAKLVADLGRFGLEPRHLRAMRAAADREAGLIEQVVAPLRRHRNPQTRAHAEATAKELAELSVRLHAALVQTALQVRLH, encoded by the coding sequence ATGCTGCGAACACCCACAGGCGGTGCCGGTCACGGCACCGCCTCCGCGGACGCCCGAGCGATGAGCATCGGTACGGTGCTCCTCCAGTTGCGCGACGAGTTCCCCGAAGTCACCATCTCCAAGATTCGTTTCCTGGAGGCCGAGGGCCTCATCGAGCCGCAGCGGACGCCTTCCGGCTACCGGAAGTTCAGTTCCGACGATGTCGAGCGGCTCGCACAGGTGCTCCGTATGCAGCGGGACCACTATCTTCCGCTGAAGGTCATCCGGAGGCATCTCGACGCCCTGGCCCGGGGGGAGCAGCCCGTGCTGCCCACCCCCGGAGGCCAGCGGGACCTCTCCGACGGATTCTGGGACTTCGGCACCGGCGCCGCGACCGCCGCGCGCATCGGGCGCTCCGAGCTGCTCGCGGCGGCCGAGGTGGACGAGGAGCAGCTCGACGAGTGGGAGTCGTACGGGCTGATCGTGGCCATGCCGGAGGGCGGCTACGACGCCGAGACGGTGACCGTGGCGAAACTTGTGGCGGATCTGGGCCGATTCGGTCTGGAACCTCGGCACCTGCGGGCCATGCGGGCCGCAGCGGACCGTGAGGCCGGGCTGATCGAACAGGTGGTCGCGCCCTTGCGCCGGCACCGGAATCCGCAGACCAGAGCCCATGCGGAGGCCACCGCGAAAGAGCTCGCCGAGCTTTCCGTGCGGCTGCACGCGGCCCTTGTCCAGACGGCTCTGCAGGTCCGGCTGCACTGA
- a CDS encoding bifunctional nuclease family protein: MNELDVVGVRVEMPSNQPIVLLREVGGDRYLPIWIGPGEATAIAFAQQGMAPARPLTHDLFKDVLEAVGQELTEVRITDLREGVFYAELVFASGVEVSARPSDAIALALRTGTPIYGSDGVLDDAGIAIPDEQEDEVEKFREFLDQISPEDFGTNSQ, encoded by the coding sequence GTGAACGAGCTCGACGTTGTCGGTGTCCGGGTGGAAATGCCCTCAAACCAGCCGATCGTTCTCCTGCGTGAAGTGGGAGGCGACCGGTACCTCCCCATTTGGATCGGTCCTGGGGAGGCGACCGCGATCGCCTTCGCCCAGCAGGGCATGGCTCCGGCCAGGCCGCTGACCCATGATCTTTTCAAGGATGTGCTCGAGGCCGTCGGCCAGGAGCTCACCGAGGTCCGCATCACGGACCTTCGCGAAGGTGTGTTCTACGCGGAGCTCGTCTTCGCCAGCGGGGTCGAGGTGAGTGCACGGCCGTCCGACGCCATAGCGCTCGCCCTGCGGACCGGAACGCCGATCTACGGCAGTGACGGGGTGCTGGACGATGCCGGGATCGCCATCCCCGACGAGCAGGAGGACGAGGTGGAGAAGTTCCGCGAGTTCCTCGACCAGATCTCTCCGGAGGACTTCGGCACCAACAGTCAGTGA